A window from Scyliorhinus canicula chromosome 19, sScyCan1.1, whole genome shotgun sequence encodes these proteins:
- the ten1 gene encoding CST complex subunit TEN1, with the protein MLPQAGEIHFLWEISSGEVEKGSALRTFGRLTGYDAKISEAIFSVHHNLIDYQLRVRTLLVEPFEACIGSEYMVLGEMETAADNIPVIQARLLMEANGVNLPLLERAVQEQRKYFQQRNEVEVENKMNV; encoded by the exons ATGCTACCACAGGCTGGAGAGATTCACTTTTTGTGGGAGATTTCTTCCGGTGAAGTTGAGAAAGGGAGTGCATTGAGAACATTTGGCAG GTTAACTGGTTATGATGCCAAGATCTCTGAGGCAATTTTCTCTGTGCATCACAACTTGATCGATTACCAGCTTCGGGTCCGGACGTTACTAGTGGAACCATTTGAAGCTTGCATTGGATCTGAGTACATGGTACTTGGAGAAATGGAAACCGCAGCAG ACAATATTCCTGTGATCCAGGCTCGGCTGCTTATGGAAGCGAATGGAGTTAACTTACCATTACTGGAGCGTGCTGTACAGGAACAAAGAAAGTACTTCCAACAAAGAAATGAAGTTGAGGTAGAAAACAAAATGAACGTGTGA